The segment AGGGTGAATTGACCCCCAGCTTTAAGCTTAGGAGAGAACAGATTGTCGCTCAGTTTCAGAGTTTATTAGATGGACTATACTATTGATCACCAGTTGTTTTGAGTTGCATAACCAATTCAGGACCCGGTTCCAGCAGCAAGGTACCGGAAATCTGGTTTTTCAGCGTGCTTGCCGTTGAATACGGGTAGTGATATCGCTATTCTTTTCGTTTCCCCGCGTCACCCTTGCGGGAAGATTGTCTACCGCGCTAAGGCTCTGCCATAGACGACTTCGCAGCTCCAAGTTGAGTTGAAGCCGTATTTAGCTGAAAACAGGGCCTTGTTGATGTCTGAAGAAAGGCTTTAGACGTCGCCGTTTCCAGGCTAACAGGAGGTCAGTAACTTTGTTTCTGCTCCAGTGCAGGCAGCTTGGCTTTGACGGAAGCGTTATTAACTGAGCATTAATTTGCGAGTTTAAGTCGCAATATTACCTGAAATACAGGACTCAGTGAGCGAAGACAGTCACTCCACCGAACAACACTCTCGGCAGGATTTGCTGACCGGGAAACTGGCTTGAATGATAGAGGATTATTGTCGTGTCCAAGACAACCATTGAAAAAAACGAGACGTTCAAACCGAGCTGGTATACGGTTGACGCCGATAATCAGATCGTCGGTCGTCTGGCGAGCAAGCTGGCGATGGTACTGATGGGCAAACATAAGCCTGTCTACACGCCGCATGTGGACACGGGCGATTACGTCATCGTGTTAAATGCACATCTAGTTCGCTTCAGCGGTCGGGAACTGGCTCACAATGAGCATCCTTACCTGACTGAGAAAATGATGAAAAAAGAGTACGACAGCTACTCCGGTTTTCCCGGTGGTCGTAAAGTTCAGACCGGTCTGCAAGTGTGGCAACGCCACCCTGAAAAAATTCTGCACGAAGCAGTTCGTCGGATGCTGCCCAAGAACAAGTTGGGTGTCAAAATGCTCAAAAAACTGAAGTTGGTTTGCGGCAATGAGCACGGGTACCAGGCTCAACAGCCTGTGGAATTACCCGGGCATCTGCTGCCTAAGTAATCTACAGCTGCGGTAAATCAGCAATAATATAAGGCAGGGAAACAGGACGCGAAGACGCGTTAAATTCACTGCCCATCAATTCCAAAACAATCACTGAACAGTGTTCAATGTAATCAACAGAAAGTGCGACAGACGTCATGACTGAGGAAACGACTGAAGTCCAACCAGAAGCATCTGACGAAACTCCGAAGGAGACCACTCCTGAAGTGACTACTTCCGAAGAGGCTACTCCCGAAGAAGCCAATGCAGAACCGACAGCAGAAGTCGTCGAAGACGATGCAGCTGCCGCCGGACTGACTTTGGGTTCAGGGGCTCCCGCGGAAGAAGACAACCAACCGCAGGTTGATCCCGTAATTCGTGGTAAAATCGACCGCTTCGGTGCGGCTCTGGGA is part of the Polystyrenella longa genome and harbors:
- the rplM gene encoding 50S ribosomal protein L13; the encoded protein is MIVVSKTTIEKNETFKPSWYTVDADNQIVGRLASKLAMVLMGKHKPVYTPHVDTGDYVIVLNAHLVRFSGRELAHNEHPYLTEKMMKKEYDSYSGFPGGRKVQTGLQVWQRHPEKILHEAVRRMLPKNKLGVKMLKKLKLVCGNEHGYQAQQPVELPGHLLPK